A window of Chitinophagales bacterium contains these coding sequences:
- a CDS encoding L-serine ammonia-lyase — translation MSFHHEAISVFDIFKIGVGPSSSHTLGPWRAAERFVQSLRKRDLLSQVTSIRVLLYGSLAKTGKGHGTDIAIQLGLAGEDPVTFDTQQIGTRIKEIASMKRLVLGGWHEIPFDPAEDIEFLFAESLPFHPNALSFLVHLQNGMDIAETYYSMGGGFVQQEGENGSQASGQMLPFPINTSQDLLHWCMKTGLSIHEVVMENELAWRSESEIQAGVGKIWEVMKDCMYRGCHTEGHLPGGLDVKRRAAPLNTKLLNGQSYSGYTEWITCIRQGGHDFKYTLDWVSCFALSVNEENASFGRVVTAPTNGAAGVIPAVLFYYVVFCGGDKETDIIRFLLTAAEIGSIFKKGATISAAMGGCQAEIGVSSAMAAAALTEALGGTQRQALMAAEIAMEHHLGLTCDPIGGLVQVPCIERNTMGAIKAITACQLAMQSSPDFAKVSLDAVIKTMWETALDMNSKYKETSDGGLAVNIPISLPEC, via the coding sequence GGAACGTTTTGTACAATCACTCCGAAAGCGTGATCTTCTTTCTCAGGTTACCAGCATTCGGGTACTACTCTATGGGTCATTGGCCAAAACAGGCAAGGGCCACGGAACAGATATTGCCATTCAATTGGGATTGGCTGGAGAAGACCCGGTAACCTTCGACACACAACAGATAGGAACGCGAATAAAGGAGATTGCCTCCATGAAAAGACTTGTACTGGGTGGATGGCATGAAATCCCCTTTGATCCGGCCGAGGATATTGAATTCCTTTTTGCCGAGAGTCTTCCTTTTCATCCCAATGCCCTCAGTTTTCTGGTCCATTTGCAAAATGGAATGGATATCGCCGAAACCTACTACTCAATGGGTGGAGGGTTTGTGCAGCAAGAAGGCGAAAATGGGTCACAAGCCAGTGGACAAATGCTTCCGTTCCCTATCAATACCTCACAAGACCTACTGCACTGGTGTATGAAAACCGGTCTCTCGATCCATGAGGTTGTCATGGAAAATGAATTGGCCTGGCGGTCAGAATCGGAGATACAGGCAGGAGTAGGGAAGATATGGGAGGTCATGAAGGATTGTATGTACCGGGGTTGTCATACTGAAGGACACCTGCCAGGAGGTTTGGATGTAAAAAGAAGGGCCGCCCCGCTGAATACAAAACTTCTCAATGGCCAATCCTATTCCGGTTATACAGAATGGATCACCTGCATCCGCCAGGGTGGTCATGATTTTAAATATACGCTGGACTGGGTTAGTTGTTTTGCTCTCTCCGTCAATGAGGAAAATGCATCCTTTGGACGTGTTGTTACCGCACCCACCAATGGGGCCGCAGGTGTTATTCCGGCCGTACTTTTTTATTATGTTGTTTTCTGCGGAGGTGACAAGGAAACAGATATCATCCGGTTTCTGCTTACCGCTGCTGAGATCGGTAGCATTTTCAAAAAAGGAGCGACCATTTCAGCCGCCATGGGCGGTTGCCAGGCAGAGATCGGTGTTTCCTCCGCCATGGCCGCAGCTGCATTGACCGAAGCCCTGGGAGGCACACAACGACAGGCATTAATGGCCGCCGAGATCGCAATGGAACATCATCTGGGATTGACCTGTGACCCCATTGGCGGACTGGTTCAGGTTCCTTGTATTGAAAGAAATACCATGGGAGCGATCAAAGCCATCACGGCCTGTCAACTGGCCATGCAAAGCAGTCCCGATTTTGCCAAGGTATCACTCGACGCGGTCATTAAAACCATGTGGGAAACCGCACTCGATATGAATAGTAAATACAAAGAAACCTCCGACGGTGGATTGGCAGTGAATATCCCGATCAGTCTGCCGGAATGCTGA
- the mqnE gene encoding aminofutalosine synthase MqnE, which produces METAMKKIGNATTDPLLNRIGEKIWAEERITEEEGLALFEKGDLPWLGSLANMVRERKHGDVTYFNRNFHIEPTNVCVFSCHFCAYSRLYAHREEGWILSMEQMMDIVKKYDGQPVTEVHIVGGVHPKMDLYFFADLVRNIKTHRPDLHIKGFTAVELDYMFRKAKLSVEEGLKVLQEAGLDSLPGGGAEIFDPVIREQICADKVDAQGWLDIHETAHRLGMPSNATLLYGHLEQYKHRIDHMERLRQLQDRTRGFNTFIPLKFRNKDNDMSHIPEVSVIEDMKMYAVSRLYMDNFPHLKAYWPMLGRHQAQLTLAYGVNDIDGTIDDTTKIYSMAGSEEQNPAMTTEELVNLIKQVGRKPVERGTLYEVIAEY; this is translated from the coding sequence ATGGAGACCGCCATGAAAAAGATAGGAAACGCTACGACCGATCCCCTGCTGAACCGGATCGGAGAGAAAATATGGGCAGAGGAAAGAATCACCGAGGAGGAAGGACTGGCCCTGTTTGAAAAAGGAGACCTCCCCTGGCTGGGCAGCCTGGCCAATATGGTGCGGGAACGAAAACATGGCGACGTCACTTATTTCAACCGAAATTTTCATATCGAACCGACGAATGTTTGCGTTTTCTCCTGTCATTTCTGTGCCTATTCCCGGCTATATGCGCACCGTGAGGAAGGATGGATATTAAGCATGGAACAGATGATGGACATCGTGAAAAAATACGATGGGCAACCGGTTACCGAGGTACATATTGTAGGCGGTGTCCATCCCAAAATGGACTTATACTTCTTTGCCGACCTGGTTCGAAATATCAAAACGCATCGCCCCGATCTCCACATCAAAGGGTTTACCGCTGTAGAATTGGATTATATGTTCCGCAAGGCCAAACTGAGTGTGGAAGAAGGATTGAAAGTCCTGCAGGAAGCTGGCCTGGATTCACTGCCCGGTGGAGGAGCGGAAATTTTTGATCCGGTGATACGGGAACAAATTTGCGCGGATAAAGTGGATGCCCAGGGATGGCTGGATATTCACGAAACAGCCCACCGTCTGGGAATGCCAAGCAATGCCACCTTACTGTATGGCCATTTGGAACAATACAAACACCGCATTGACCATATGGAAAGGCTTCGGCAATTACAAGACCGGACCAGGGGGTTCAATACGTTTATCCCCCTTAAATTTCGCAATAAGGACAATGACATGAGCCATATCCCTGAAGTTTCAGTGATCGAGGATATGAAGATGTATGCCGTATCTCGTTTGTACATGGATAATTTCCCTCACCTCAAAGCGTATTGGCCCATGTTGGGCCGACATCAGGCGCAATTGACTCTTGCCTATGGCGTAAACGATATTGATGGCACCATTGATGATACGACTAAGATCTATTCCATGGCAGGCTCAGAGGAACAAAACCCGGCCATGACAACTGAGGAATTGGTGAATTTGATCAAACAAGTAGGGAGAAAGCCTGTGGAGCGCGGGACACTGTATGAGGTAATTGCTGAGTATTAG